Within Topomyia yanbarensis strain Yona2022 chromosome 2, ASM3024719v1, whole genome shotgun sequence, the genomic segment GCCAGTTATCTTGCTCCGGAAGCAGCCAGTGAGGTCCACCAAACCATAGCGATTGGTACTGCAGCTGCGCAGGCGTCATGCCGCGAGAAACTATATCGGCTGGGTTTTCAACTCCTGATACGTGATTCCAGATGCTGCCTTTCGTTATATGCTGGATTTCTGAAACTCGGTTCGCAACGAATTCTTTCCATCGCGACGGTGATGATGCTAACCAGCACTTAACAATCATCGAATCTGTCCAAAAGAAAGCTGGGGCTGTGATGTGTGTGCTACTGACCACTCTTTCGTAGAGGTGGGAAAGGAGTAAAGCTGAAGAAAGCTCCAAGCGCGGAATCGTTTGGCATTGCTTCTTCTTTTTCAGGTTCTCGAGAGGGGCGACACGAGACTTCGATGCCAGTAGGTGTACAGCAACTGATCCGCTATTGGAGATACTTCTCACGTAGATGCAGGCCCCATATGCCTTCTCAGAGGCATCACAGAACCCATGGAGCTGTGTGTCGATGATATCGGATCTGATTTCAACCCAGCGAGGTACAGACAATCCCTCAAGGCCAGTCAAGTTTCGACGATATTCATGCCAGCGATCCTGCATGCCTTCGGCAAGTGGTTCATCCCAACCACAGTCAAGCTTCCACAATTCTTGAATGAACATCTTGGCCTGTATGATCACGGGCCCTACCAGTCCGAGTGGATCGAAAAGTCGAGAGACATCCGACAGAACGGTGCGTTTGGTGATGACCGCCGATGAGTTCCACTGCGGGGTGCTGAATTGGAATCGATCTGTACTGGGTTCCCACAGTAAACCTAGCGTTTTAACGGTGGATGTTGGGGAATCAAGCTGGAGAATAGTGCGATCATCTCTCAGATGTTCTGGTACCTCTAACAGAATCTCCCTGCAGTTGGAGTTCCACTTTCGTAACGAGAATCCCGCTGATTCCATTAGGCTGATCATCTCGTTGACAAACATTCTACCTTCCTCAGGTTCGTCTAATCCGGATAACATATCGTCTACATAAAAATCCTGCCGGACCACCTTCGCAGCAATAGGGTGTGTCTGTTGGCCACTTCTGCTAATGTCTGCAAACATTTTGTCGCCAAATACGGCGCGGAAGCCGTGCCATACGTGACCGTAGTCAATTGGAAGATTTTGATGGGTTCTGCTGATGAATCTCGCCATAGAATCTTTTGCAGAGGCTGATCGGCAGGCTGAACTTGCACCATGCGGTACATTTTTGCGATGTCCGCGACTAGTGCGTAACGATGTAGACGGAATCTGAGTATAACATCCAACAAATCGTCTTGTACGACAGGACCGACCATTAGAGCATCGTTCAGAGAGTACCCTGAGCTAGTTCGACATGAAGCGTCAAACACTACGCGCAGCTTCGTAGTCGTGCTGTCAGGTTTCAAAACA encodes:
- the LOC131678230 gene encoding uncharacterized protein LOC131678230, giving the protein MLSGLDEPEEGRMFVNEMISLMESAGFSLRKWNSNCREILLEVPEHLRDDRTILQLDSPTSTVKTLGLLWEPSTDRFQFSTPQWNSSAVITKRTVLSDVSRLFDPLGLVGPVIIQAKMFIQELWKLDCGWDEPLAEGMQDRWHEYRRNLTGLEGLSVPRWVEIRSDIIDTQLHGFCDASEKAYGACIYVRSISNSGSVAVHLLASKSRVAPLENLKKKKQCQTIPRLELSSALLLSHLYERVVSSTHITAPAFFWTDSMIVKCWLASSPSRWKEFVANRVSEIQHITKGSIWNHVSGVENPADIVSRGMTPAQLQYQSLWFGGPHWLLPEQDNWPGTLQACEDRIDRSVLEEKGAVVAVLKSVSPGELFNLRSTYTGLVRLTAYICRFRFNAQAANRNCRNLGSLTVKELDGAVRTLVSLSQRECFPQELADLTNNRPLRNSSILSLNPQLIEGILCVGGRLRHAHLSNSRVTDRIVAAPHWATLSKKPTIIY
- the LOC131678231 gene encoding uncharacterized protein LOC131678231 — translated: MSLERRLAANPELKAQYSEFIHEYQALGHMSEVVEDTSDTVYYLPHHAVLKPDSTTTKLRVVFDASCRTSSGYSLNDALMVGPVVQDDLLDVILRFRLHRYALVADIAKMYRMVQVQPADQPLQKILWRDSSAEPIKIFQLTTVTYGTASAPYLATKCLQTLAEVANRHTLLLRRWSGRIFM